The following is a genomic window from Blattabacterium cuenoti.
TTTTTTCTCTTAAAATATGGGAAATTGAAGCTATTGGTATTCTTTTTTGTTGCATAGTATCTCTATCTCTCATAGTGACTGTATTATTGTGAATAGTATCATAATCTACAGTAAAACAAATAGGGGTTCCTATAGCATCCTGTCTTCTATATAATTTTCCAATTGAACTTTTTGCGTCATAAATTAATTTATAATCTATTTTGATATCATTAAATATTTTTTTTGCAATTTCTGGAAGACCTTGTTTTGAAACTAATGGAAATATTGCTGCTTTTATAGGAGACAAATAATAAGGAATTTTTAATACAATCCTGTTATTACTACTCCCACCATTTGGTGGTTGTATTTTTTCTAATTTTAAAGAAGAAGAATATATAGCTAATAAAATTCTATCTAACCCAAGTGAAGTTTCAATGACATAAGGAATATAATTATAATCTTGTTTTGATTCTTTAAAAACTCTAAATTTTTTTTTTGAAAAAAATTCATGTTTTTTTAAATCAAAATCTCTACGACAATGTATCCCTTCTATTTCTTTTAATCCAAAAGGAAAATTAAATTTTATATCTGTTCCATAACTTGCATAATGAGCTAATTTATTTTGTTCTATCATTTTATATTTATTATTTCCCAAATTAAGTTCTAAATGCCATTGTAAACGCAATTTTTTCCAATAATTATACCATTTTTTTTCTTCTTTAGGAGAAATAAAAAATTGTAGTTCCATTTGTTCAAACTCACGCATACGAAAAATAAATTGTCTAGCTATGATTTCATTTCTAAATGATTTTCCAACTTGTGCAATACCAAAAGGTATTTTCATTCTCATTGATTTTTTTACATTATTAAAATTAGTAAAAATTCCTTGAGCCGTTTCTGGACGTAAAAAAAATCCTCCTTGTCTTTCATTCATTTTAAACATCATATTAAATAAATGAATATTCGTCCAATTTTTGGATCCAGAAATTGGATCAAAAATATTTAATTCTTTTATTAAAGATTCAATATCAGATAAATTATTATTTAATAAATATTTATTCAATCTTTCTAAAAATTTTTTTCTATTTTTTTGATCTGTTTTTAATAAAAATTCTTTTATTAAAATTTCTGGACTATATCTCTTCTTAGAATCTTTATTATCAATTGATAAATCATTAAATTTTTCTATATGTCCAGATGCTTTCCATACAGCATTATGCATTAAAATAGATGAATCTAATCCAACTATATTATCATGCAGTTGAATCATAGATTTCCACCAATATTTTTGTATATTTTTTTTTAATTCTAGTCCATATGGACCATAATCATAAATAGAACTTATTCCTCCATAAATTTCACTAGAAGGGTAAATAAATCCATAATGTTTAGCATGAGTTACTAAAAAATGCAAATTTATTTGATTCATTTTTCATAAAATGATATATTATTATTCAAATATTTTTCTAAATCTAATGCAGCCATACATCCAGTACCAGCTGAAATAATAGCTTGACGATATATAGGATCCTGTACATCTCCCGCTGCAAATACTCCTGGTTTATTAGTATATGTATTACCATCTTGAACTGAAATATATCCTAAATTATCCATTATAATTTGATTTTTAAATAATTGTGTATTTGGAACATGTCCAATAGCAATAAATAATCCACTAATTAAAATAGTATAAATTTTATCAGCTTTTGAATCTAA
Proteins encoded in this region:
- a CDS encoding glycine--tRNA ligase; its protein translation is MNQINLHFLVTHAKHYGFIYPSSEIYGGISSIYDYGPYGLELKKNIQKYWWKSMIQLHDNIVGLDSSILMHNAVWKASGHIEKFNDLSIDNKDSKKRYSPEILIKEFLLKTDQKNRKKFLERLNKYLLNNNLSDIESLIKELNIFDPISGSKNWTNIHLFNMMFKMNERQGGFFLRPETAQGIFTNFNNVKKSMRMKIPFGIAQVGKSFRNEIIARQFIFRMREFEQMELQFFISPKEEKKWYNYWKKLRLQWHLELNLGNNKYKMIEQNKLAHYASYGTDIKFNFPFGLKEIEGIHCRRDFDLKKHEFFSKKKFRVFKESKQDYNYIPYVIETSLGLDRILLAIYSSSLKLEKIQPPNGGSSNNRIVLKIPYYLSPIKAAIFPLVSKQGLPEIAKKIFNDIKIDYKLIYDAKSSIGKLYRRQDAIGTPICFTVDYDTIHNNTVTMRDRDTMQQKRIPIASISHILREKISMKKILKKLLYFSSNIGS